GCCCCTGTGGCTGCGATCAGCATCCCATTAAAAAAACCCCATCACACCCATCCACGCCCCCTCCCCCACCTGACTGCCATTCGCACTGCCATCTGCACCTCCGCCCCCACCTCATTCTAGGTGACTACTGTTAGGGTCCAAGCGCCACCCACGCCGGAGCAACAAGGACGCCACCGCCCAGTGCCCAATCAATTAGGTGGCCAGCCCTCACTGGTTCCCCACCAGCGGCCGGATCTCCCAGGAGGCAATGACCAAGCGATGGCGACTCCACACAGGCACGGCCACACCTCCATGAGATCTGGCCATCCTGGCCAAGGTGAGCCACGACATCGGCGGTGGAGCAGCAGGATGTCCAAGGTACGCCACGGCAGGCCTGATGCGTTCGAGTGCGGGGACATGACCTGCTTTGGCTGAGTGGTGGTCGAGGAGGGGTTTACCTATAAGTGGATGGGCATGAGATAAATATCATATTGCAAGTCCAAAAATGAAGCAAGTTGGCGTTATCATCCTTCAAATTGAAGCAAGTTGGTGGTCAAGGAGGGGTTTATCATCCTTGAAGCAAGTGGGAATAAATGATGGACAAATTGATAAGAATCTGATTTCTCGTTGCTCTATTTTTTGTGGGAACAGATACAGTAGTTGCTTCCACTATTGTGGTATTTATTAGATTTACATAACTATGGGAAGGTGAAACAGTATGAAAAGTTTAGAAATAAGGGGGGAGAAAAGAGGAGTGAAAGAGAGACTTCAAGGAGGGTTTAGCAGATTTATGAGGGGGTTTACCCCCAAATAGAGAATTGGGTATTGTGAAgcatatcaaagaaagaaatcACAGTCCATCCTCAATGTAAATATCAAATGGTCAGCTCTTGCAGACATCCCCTCCAACAAGAAGCTCTACAGATTCAAATATGCCGGCTTTACAGTCGGTACAGCAGGAACAGTTCTCAGTTTCTACATACTGGTATAGTAGATGTTTACATCATAGATACGAAACTTATTCAATTTTGTGCCACAGGAAAATCACAAATAAAAGTTATCCCGTCCATTCTTTGACGAAGTAAACCAAATTGATGATCCTAGAATGGGTGCATGAAAATTCCCAATTGCCTAATTCCAGTGCTGAATCCCATTGCATATTTTCTTTTGTGTCCAGGAAGGgaaacaaaaaaataataattgtTGGCACATGAGGATGATGAAATAGCAAGAGATTGGAATATGTGCTATGAGCATTCAGTATTTTAAGATCATTTTACATGATAGTACAATAAGGTTTACATCATGCATACATGGAAATTCAAATTAGTTTGCAAACATAAACATGATTTATCATTCACTAGAGTCCATCTGGTCTAGATTAGTTGTTCTTTTACCACGAATGAATTATAGCACATGCTCCACCAATGCTCAATTAGGAACCATGATAAACACAAGCGTTGCTTGAATGTGTTCATTGAGAAATATATATGGCATGGATTTTTTGCCCGTAGCAACGTACGGGCACATACCTAGCAGAGGATACGAAATAGCAGAACGGTGGAAGGAAGGGAcaggaaggagaggagagggggacaTCATACTCGCAGTGGAGGCAGTAGAACTGTCCCATGCCTGGGAGGTCCTCATCGACGGGGAGCTCCTTGGCTTCAGCGTCCTTGCCCTGGTCGGCCAGCTTGACGAGCTCGTCGTAGACGGCATCGTCGGCCTTGAGGAGGAACTTGCCGCGGCGAGCCGTCTTGTGCGAGAGGCGGCGCTTCTTGACCTTGCGGTGCGGGCACTTGCCTCCCATCTCGAcgaagagcggcggcggcggcggcggcggcggctagggttttcgTTTGGTAGCCGAACTGCGTAGTGGAGAAGAGAAGAACAGAGCATGCAATGCAAGGAGTAGAAGAGGGAGGACGACGGGCGGGCCAAGCAAGGAAAACCTTAATTCGTTATGTAGCCCATTGGGCCAGATGTGACTGCCCAAGGCTAAGCAGCAAAAGAAGCCCAATCGTTCATTTTGGATGTACTAGCAGCCTGTTATTGTTGCATTTCATCATTTCCTTATTTTTTGCAGTAAAATCTCAGGTATATTACAAGCAAAGAAAGATTTTGTCCTATTTGTTTCCCCATATATTTTCAACATAAAAAACGAGATCTACGATAGGAGGGAGGTAAAGCCCAGATTGAAGGCTGCTAGGTCTTTCTGGTAAACAAATCTGCGTGGCATCACGACATCAACTACTCACTCCAATATCATTCCATCAAGTTAGTAAGGAACACTAGAGGAACTGAGAAAGCAAGGGCAGCTGAGCATGTAAAAAAACGCTCATGATCAGTAAGTACATTCAGATCTGTCTTCACCATTCACCAATAAAAAGCAAAACCATTACATATGCGACCAACGCAGTCGCGAGTTCATCCCACCATCACATTACAACACTGCTCAACCGTGCAAAACATCCAACCAACAAGAACATTCTGCCATGAACTTATATACCACAGAAGTTAACACGTTCTTTATTCTTCTTATGTACAATAACAGGTTCTTTATTCTTCTTATGTACATAATGTACCAGGTCAGGTTCTTACATGATCACAGCTGACAATACAACACCACTAGAGCTGCAACACGAGGACAATGAGATGGATGCCTGGTGCTTCCTTGCCTCCTTAGTAGGTAGGTTCATATACAACCCCCAACTGAGAATGGATAAAATGAACATGCCTCAGCGACCGTCTATGTCGATTGTTATAATTCAGTGTTCACAAGACACAAAAACAGCCCTAGTTACGTAAATGGAAGCAAATGCTGATACAATACAACAGGTGTTCATGGAAAAACCAGAGCAAGTGGATTGAAATAAGGACAGGGTGGAGCGATCCATGGATCTCCTATAGTTCAACTTAATGAATTATATAAACAGAAATGAGGTAATAAATTGTCTGATTAGTTCTTTGAGTTGAACTAGAGGAGAACTGCGGATACCCATTGGAGCAACCATCCCCATCCCTTAGATTTAAACAAGCACAAAGTAATCCATGGATGATGAGACCTGGATCATGAGTCACCGCACTTGTACCGTACAGTATTGCTGGTGTTCATCCATCATATACAAGTGTTCCGAAGGCAAGTTAAAGCGCCATACCAAATTATGGCATGGAAGATGAATACAGATAGCTTGTTCATAATCATAGGCTTATTCCCAAAAAAACGAATAGTTCACTATCGAGCAAATCATCAATCCCAGCTATGAAGGCGGGGATCGGGAAGACACTTGCAATCACGCAGTCAAGTAAGTTGTTACAGTAGCCAGCATAAGTGTCTGCACAAAGTAGTACTAATAAGGAAATACTGCACTGCTAGGCGCTTCCTCCAGACAATGAACTAGCAACTGAGCAGGTTCCCAATTTGACCATACATACAATTCAACTAGCGCAAAGCTTCAGGTGCTGGACAATTGACTTGTGCGGCTAAAGTAATGCGGTGAAGCTAGATTGCGAATAGAAGACGTGCTACAGTACTGTGCATCGGATCGTGAATCCTTACCCTAGATCCAATTCCAAGGTACCTGGTGGAAGGGGGCCGGGCGAGCAAAGCAGAGGCGGCGGCAGCAGTCAGTCGAGGTCTTGGTCGTCGAAGTCGTCGGGGAAGGCGTTGAAGAAGTCGGCGTCGGGGGCGGACGGGGGGTGGCGACCGTCGGCGTCGACCTCCATCATGCTGCTGATGGCGATGCCGACGCCCATGCCCACGGAGGAGGAAGGCGCTGCGTCCTCAGAGTCCATCTCCCCCGCCGAGTCGTCACCCCAGTCCACCGCCGGCGAGGTGGAGTTGTTCATCTCGATCCCTTGAtgatggaaatggggtggaaccTACTGGAAGGAGGAAGAGTTTGTAGTTCCTCTAGACTAGTAGTCTACTACAGCAGTGTGTGTGCAGGGCAGCGAGCAGAAAGAACCCGGGAAAAGTCTTACCTCACTAAGGCCCTATTTAGTTAGCACCCAAAATACCAAATTTTTTttaagattctccatcacatcgaatctttagacgcatgcatgaagcattaaatataaataaaaaaataaaactaattatataatttagacgaaatccacgagacaaatcttttaagcccaattaaactatgattggacactcattgccaaataacaacgaaaacgctacagtag
This DNA window, taken from Miscanthus floridulus cultivar M001 chromosome 13, ASM1932011v1, whole genome shotgun sequence, encodes the following:
- the LOC136501292 gene encoding zinc finger C2H2 protein ECU02_0310-like, with the protein product MGGKCPHRKVKKRRLSHKTARRGKFLLKADDAVYDELVKLADQGKDAEAKELPVDEDLPGMGQFYCLHCDRYFASESVKDDHYRSKRHKKRVKVMSGPAPHTQLDAELAAGMGKPDNGLKLMSM